A genomic window from Humulus lupulus unplaced genomic scaffold, drHumLupu1.1 SCAFFOLD_34, whole genome shotgun sequence includes:
- the LOC133810299 gene encoding nudix hydrolase 26, chloroplastic-like has translation MGLSRLVCLSSPLLLHRHPHHHPTSSSSILHRLPSPFLCYPLKCPIFTPLPLFPSSTTTTQSSFSSSSSAMEAPPEGYRRNVGICLINDSKKIFAASRLDVPDSWQMPQGGVDEGEDPRSAAIRELREETGVTSAEILAEVPHWLTYDFPPKVREKLRHQWGGDWKGQAQKWFLFKLTGKDEEINLLGDGTEKAEFGEWSWLPAEQTIDLVVDFKKPVYKEVLAFFAPYLQ, from the exons ATGGGTTTAAGCCGATTGGTCTGTCTGAGTTCGCCACTTCTTCTTCACCGCCACCCCCATCATCatcctacttcctcttcatccattcttcacCGGCTTCCTTCACCTTTCCTCTGCTACCCTCTTAAATGCCCTATTTTTACACCTTTGCCACTCTTCCCTTCTTCTACTACTACAACCCAATCCTCCTTTTCCTCCTCCTCTTCCGCCATGGAAGCTCCTCCTGAGGGTTACAGAAGAAACGTCGGTATATGTCTCATCAACGATTCCAAAAAG ATTTTTGCTGCATCGAGGTTAGATGTACCAGATTCATGGCAAATGCCGCAG GGGGGTGTTGATGAGGGTGAGGATCCCAGAAGTGCAGCCATAAGGGAATTAAGAGAAGAGACAGGAGTGACTTCTGCAGAAATCCTTGCAGAG GTACCTCATTGGTTGACATATGACTTCCCACCAAAAGTCAGGGAAAAACTTAGACATCAGTGGGGAGGAGATTGGAAAGGCCAGGCACAGAAGTG GTTTCTGTTTAAATTAACTGGAAAGGATGAAGAAATCAATCTTTTGGGAGATGGAACTGAGAAAGCCGAGTTTGGTGAGTGGTCATGGTTGCCAGCAGAACAAACAATTGACTTG GTTGTTGATTTTAAGAAGCCTGTTTATAAAGAAGTTCTAGCATTTTTCGCACCATATCTTCAATAA
- the LOC133810300 gene encoding uncharacterized protein LOC133810300, giving the protein MDSQENLQPVNWPERNQNPISKTYLVVPILILFVAISFTFTKTDYYNIQLLRHKFSSHSSPFQTFLEFLVRTKKPRNTQIPKPVSKPPYCVLWMAPFLSGGGYSSEGWSYILALHENVKSPLFRMAIEHHGDLESLDFWEGLPVTTKNLAIELHQTECTMSKTVVICHSEPGAWDPPLFETMPCPPGAYQNFKAVIGRTMFETDRVNAEHVKRCNKMDYVWVPTEFHVSTFIESGVDPSKVVKIVQPIDVKFFDPLAYKPLNLDSTGRLVLGTRTPNLNSKFVFLSIFKWEYRKGWDVLLKSYLEEFSGVDGVSLYLLTNPYHSDGDFGNKIVDFVEDSNIEKPATGWAPVYVIDSHIAQTDLPRLYKAADAFVLPSRGEGWGRPIVEAMAMSLPVIATNWSGPTEFLTEENSYPLAFDRMNEVAEGPFKGHLWAEPSVSKLCGLMRHVMNNMDEAKARGRKAREDMIRRFSPEIVANILADHIQNILEKSSD; this is encoded by the coding sequence ATGGATTCGCAAGAGAACCTGCAACCCGTTAACTGGCCGGAGCGAAATCAAAATCCTATTTCAAAGACCTATCTTGTGGTCCCAATCCTCATACTCTTCGTAGCAATCTCCTTCACTTTTACCAAAACCGACTACTACAATATCCAACTCCTGAGACATAAATTCTCATCACACTCCAGTCCTTTCCAAACTTTTCTGGAGTTTCTGGTTCGAACTAAAAAGCCCAGAAATACCCAAATTCCAAAACCTGTTTCTAAGCCTCCCTACTGTGTCCTATGGATGGCGCCTTTCCTTTCAGGTGGTGGGTACAGTTCAGAAGGTTGGTCATATATTTTGGCCCTTCATGAAAATGTGAAAAGCCCACTTTTTAGAATGGCCATTGAGCATCATGGTGATCTAGAATCCTTGGATTTTTGGGAAGGTTTGCCAGTTACTACCAAGAACTTGGCAATTGAGCTTCACCAGACTGAATGTACTATGAGTAAAACTGTTGTGATTTGTCACAGTGAGCCTGGTGCCTGGGACCCTCCACTGTTTGAAACTATGCCATGCCCACCAGGTGCTTACCAAAATTTCAAGGCTGTGATCGGTAGGACCATGTTTGAGACTGATAGGGTGAACGCTGAACACGTCAAGAGATGTAATAAAATGGATTATGTTTGGGTGCCTACCGAATTTCATGTATCAACATTCATAGAAAGCGGGGTTGATCCATCTAAAGTTGTGAAGATTGTTCAGCCTATTGATGTAAAGTTCTTTGATCCACTTGCGTATAAGCCTTTAAATCTAGATTCTACAGGACGTTTGGTTTTAGGAACAAGAACCCCTAATTTGAATTCGAAGTTTGTATTTTTAAGTATCTTTAAGTGGGAGTATAGAAAAGGATGGGACGTGTTGTTGAAGTCGTATTTGGAGGAATTCTCTGGTGTTGATGGTGTTAGTTTGTATCTTTTAACAAATCCATATCACTCTGATGGAGATTTTGGGAATAAGATAGTGGACTTTGTTGAGGACTCTAATATAGAAAAACCAGCTACTGGTTGGGCTCCAGTATATGTTATTGATAGCCACATAGCTCAAACTGATTTGCCTCGGCTCTACAAGGCAGCCGATGCCTTTGTTCTTCCATCAAGAGGAGAAGGGTGGGGAAGACCCATTGTGGAAGCCATGGCAATGTCCTTGCCAGTAATTGCTACCAATTGGTCAGGGCCAACTGAGTTTTTGACAGAGGAAAATAGCTATCCATTGGCATTTGATAGAATGAATGAAGTAGCAGAGGGGCCTTTTAAAGGGCATCTTTGGGCAGAACCTTCTGTTAGTAAGCTTTGTGGTTTAATGAGGCATGTGATGAACAACATGGATGAAGCTAAAGCAAGAGGCAGAAAAGCAAGGGAAGACATGATTAGAAGGTTCTCCCCAGAGATTGTTGCCAATATCCTTGCTGATCATATACAAAATATACTTGAGAAGTCCAGTGATTag